The Macrotis lagotis isolate mMagLag1 chromosome 6, bilby.v1.9.chrom.fasta, whole genome shotgun sequence genome includes a window with the following:
- the SEPTIN2 gene encoding septin-2: MSKQQPAQFTNPETPGYVGFANLPNQVHRKSVKKGFEFTLMVVGESGLGKSTLINSLFLTDLYPERIIPGAAEKIERTVQIEASTVEIEERGVKLRLTVVDTPGYGDAINCRDCFKTIISYIDEQFERYLHDESGLNRRHIIDNRVHCCFYFISPFGHGLKPLDVEFMKAIHNKVNIVPVIAKADTLTLKERERLKKRVLDEIEEHGIKIYHLPDAESDEDEDFKEQTRLLKASIPFSVVGSNQLIEAKGKKVRGRLYPWGVVEVENPEHNDFLKLRTMLITHMQDLQEVTQDLHYENFRSERLKRGGRKVENEEVNRDQILLEKEAELRRMQEMIARMQAQMQMQMQGGDGDIVVHGHQA; this comes from the exons ATGTCTAAG CAACAACCTGCTCAGTTTACAAATCCAGAAACTCCTGGCTATGTTGGATTTGCAAATCTTCCAAATCAAGTCCACCGAAAATCTGTGAAAAAGGGTTTTGAGTTCACACTGATGGTGGTTG GTGAGTCAGGCCTGGGAAAATCTACCCTCATCAACAGCCTCTTCTTGACTGACTTATACCCAGAAAGGATCATTCCCGGGGCAGCCG agaaaatagaaaggacAGTGCAGATTGAGGCATCCACAGTGGAGATTGAAGAGAGAGGGGTCAAGCTCCGTCTTACTGTTGTTGACACACCAGGCTACGGGGATGCCATTAACTGCCGGGACTG TTTCAAGACCATCATCTCCTACATCGATGAACAATTTGAACGCTATCTTCATGATGAAAGTGGCTTGAACCGACGGCACATCATAGATAACCGTGTCCATTGCTGCTTCTACTTTATTTCACCTTTTGGACATGG ACTTAAACCTTTAGATGTGGAGTTTATGAAAGCTATACACAATAAAGTAAATATCGTGCCTGTGATTGCAAAAGCAGACACTCTGACCCTGAAGGAACGAGAACGACTGAAGAAGAGA GTTCTGGATGAAATTGAAGAGCACGGTATCAAGATTTATCATTTACCTGATGCCGAATCAGATGAGGATGAGGATTTTAAAGAACAAACTAGACTTCTGAAG GCTAGTATTCCATTTTCAGTAGTAGGATCCAATCAGCTAATTGAAGCCAAAGGCAAAAAGGTTAGAGGTCGTCTCTATCCTTGGGGAGTTGTGGAAGTGGAGAATCCGGAACATAATGACTTTCTCAAACTAAGAACGATGCTGAT TACACACATGCAGGATCTCCAGGAGGTGACCCAGGACCTTCACTATGAGAACTTCCGCTCAGAAAGACTGAAGAGAGGTGGCAG GAAAGTGGAAAATGAGGAGGTGAACAGAGACCAGATCCTgctggaaaaggaagcagaa CTTCGTCGTATGCAGGAGATGATCGCCAGGATGCAGGCgcagatgcagatgcagatgcaAGGAGGAGATGGGGATATTGTTGTGCATGGGCACCAGGCCTAA